A window of the Cystobacter fuscus genome harbors these coding sequences:
- a CDS encoding CBS domain-containing protein, with product MKTLKDVMTREEEVLEPRATLRQAAEMMRRLDADSLPVCENGKLVGLVTDRDLVVRGVAMGHDVDVSRVTSVMSEDIEGFSPDTPVEEAMRRMEDSALDELWVVDEERHLLGRASRSVLFPDVPHAPTPRELEEFFGSGASWH from the coding sequence ATGAAGACCCTCAAGGACGTGATGACGCGCGAAGAAGAAGTGCTCGAGCCCCGCGCCACCCTGCGGCAGGCCGCAGAGATGATGCGCCGGCTCGACGCCGACAGCCTCCCGGTGTGCGAGAACGGCAAGCTGGTGGGGCTGGTGACGGACCGGGATCTCGTGGTGCGCGGCGTCGCCATGGGACACGACGTGGATGTCTCCCGGGTGACCTCCGTGATGAGCGAGGACATCGAGGGGTTCTCCCCCGACACCCCCGTGGAGGAGGCGATGCGGAGGATGGAGGACTCGGCCCTGGACGAACTGTGGGTCGTGGACGAGGAGCGCCACCTGCTCGGCCGCGCGTCCCGGAGCGTGCTCTTCCCCGACGTGCCCCATGCCCCCACGCCGCGCGAGCTGGAGGAGTTCTTCGGCTCCGGGGCCTCGTGGCACTGA
- a CDS encoding helix-turn-helix transcriptional regulator, producing MDETPQPGLGTRLRMARTRLDLTQEQVAHAVGFVPTVYGRIERGDMLPSVPKLRELCVVLGISADMLLALPPPPSGPDEQEQAEEELETQPALRRLAMLVRALPPPRFRLFRVALQTLLEPPEAEEPGES from the coding sequence ATGGACGAAACGCCACAACCCGGTCTCGGCACCCGCCTGAGGATGGCCCGGACCCGATTGGATCTCACCCAGGAGCAGGTGGCCCATGCCGTGGGGTTCGTCCCCACCGTCTACGGGCGCATCGAGCGGGGGGACATGCTGCCGAGCGTCCCCAAGCTCCGGGAGTTGTGCGTCGTCCTGGGCATCTCCGCGGACATGCTCCTCGCCCTTCCGCCTCCGCCTTCCGGTCCGGACGAACAGGAACAGGCCGAGGAGGAGCTCGAAACGCAACCCGCTCTCCGCCGACTCGCCATGCTCGTGCGCGCCCTGCCCCCACCCCGCTTCCGGCTGTTCCGGGTGGCGCTCCAGACGCTCCTCGAGCCTCCCGAGGCGGAAGAACCCGGCGAGTCCTGA